In Nomia melanderi isolate GNS246 chromosome 5, iyNomMela1, whole genome shotgun sequence, a single genomic region encodes these proteins:
- the LOC116430817 gene encoding facilitated trehalose transporter Tret1 isoform X1, whose protein sequence is MFLTRTGNCRCTFLLRSAGHLTGRVTLLITEVGFMGGWSSPYSEKLTSPESTIKMSRVELSWVVSLLNLGRLLGAISGSLCVNYLGSKTSLLASAVPTAMCWVFVVIADNVWWLYGSRFLGGLSLGMLYSSFSLYLGEVADPSIRGTLVAMSMGGVPIGTFVMSTMGAYLSMDVSAAICLGPCLIAMILFLWMPESPHHLITNEQYEKAKLSIQWYHRGCDVETEFASLKKFIDSYSGRTFLETLKEFKTPCYKKSMLLILFLFAYSQVTGVNNVFFYMEAILKNAQVTMIQPSIAVVIILGVGIIGPCGSMILMDRFGRKLLMIVSSIGAIISLCSLSLVFHLLRSGFQSTVLEGLSIISVLCLYINVFLGILSTPPTILSELFPSHLKCIAACFASCVAGISSFISAFTYLPLLDLLTELYVFFFYALFILFGLPVLMYCVPETKGLSLQEIQRRLVKKQ, encoded by the exons ATGTTTCTAACGAGAACGGGAAACTGTAGATGCACTTTTTTACTTCGTAGtgccggtcatttgaccggacGTG TCACGCTGCTAATTACCGAAGTAGGATTCATGGGAGGATGGTCGTCTCCGTATTCAGAGAAACTAACATCACCGGAGTCAACTATCAAGATGAGCAGGGTGGAATTGTCTTGGGTGGTGTCCTTGCTAAACCTCGGACGACTATTAGGAGCTATCAGCGGCTCGCTGTGCGTCAATTATTTAGGCAGCAAAACATCCCTCTTGGCATCAGCGGTTCCAACCGCTATGTGCTGGGTGTTTGTGGTCATAGCTGACAACGTATGGTGGCTGTACGGTAGTAGATTCCTCGGTGGATTAAGTTTGGGCATGCTGTACAGCAGTTTTTCCCTTTACCTGGGAGAAGTAGCCGATCCCAGTATCAGAGGAACGCTGGTAGCTATGAGCATGGGCGGTGTACCAATCGGCACCTTTGTAATGAGCACCATGGGAGCATACTTGTCGATGGATGTATCGGCCGCCATCTGTTTAGGTCCCTGTCTGATCGCAATGATCCTCTTTCTTTGGATGCCCGAGTCACCTCACCACTTAATCACGAATGAGCAGTACGAGAAAGCGAAGTTATCCATTCAGTGGTATCATAGAGGCTGCGACGTGGAGACGGAGTTCGCATCCTTGAAGAAGTTCATCGACAGTTACAGCGGGCGGACATTCCTGGAGACTCTGAAGGAGTTCAAGACTCCTTGCTACAAGAAGTCGATGCTCCTCATACTGTTCCTCTTCGCGTACAGTCAGGTAACCGGTGTGAACAACGTGTTCTTCTACATGGAGGCGATCCTGAAGAATGCTCAGGTGACCATGATCCAGCCATCGATCGCGGTGGTCATCATTTTGGGAGTCGGTATCATTGGTCCTTGCGGATCTATGATCCTGATGGACAGGTTCGGAAGGAAGCTGTTGATGATCGTATCCTCAATCGGTGCCATAATATCGCTATGCTCGTTGAGCCTCGTGTTCCACCTGCTGCGCTCTGGCTTCCAGTCAACCGTACTAGAAGGACTATCAATCATTTCAGTGCTCTGTCTGTACATCAACGTGTTCCTGGGCATCCTCTCTACGCCGCCCACGATTCTCAGTGAACTGTTCCCCTCGCATCTGAAATGCATCGCGGCCTGTTTCGCGAGCTGCGTGGCTGGCATCTCTTCGTTCATTTCTGCGTTTACTTATCTACCTCTGTTGGATCTGCTGACCGAACTATACGTGTTTTTTTTCTACGCTTTGTTCATACTGTTCGGACTGCCGGTCCTAATGTACTGCGTGCCGGAGACCAAAGGGCTGTCTCTGCAAGAAATCCAGAGACGGCTGGTCAAGAAGCAGTAA
- the LOC116430817 gene encoding facilitated trehalose transporter Tret1 isoform X2 translates to MTVEMGEKQPKNVTWPQWVASIGVTLLITEVGFMGGWSSPYSEKLTSPESTIKMSRVELSWVVSLLNLGRLLGAISGSLCVNYLGSKTSLLASAVPTAMCWVFVVIADNVWWLYGSRFLGGLSLGMLYSSFSLYLGEVADPSIRGTLVAMSMGGVPIGTFVMSTMGAYLSMDVSAAICLGPCLIAMILFLWMPESPHHLITNEQYEKAKLSIQWYHRGCDVETEFASLKKFIDSYSGRTFLETLKEFKTPCYKKSMLLILFLFAYSQVTGVNNVFFYMEAILKNAQVTMIQPSIAVVIILGVGIIGPCGSMILMDRFGRKLLMIVSSIGAIISLCSLSLVFHLLRSGFQSTVLEGLSIISVLCLYINVFLGILSTPPTILSELFPSHLKCIAACFASCVAGISSFISAFTYLPLLDLLTELYVFFFYALFILFGLPVLMYCVPETKGLSLQEIQRRLVKKQ, encoded by the exons ATGACGGTGGAAATGGGCGAGAAGCAGCCTAAGAATGTAACGTGGCCACAGTGGGTGGCCAGTATCGGAG TCACGCTGCTAATTACCGAAGTAGGATTCATGGGAGGATGGTCGTCTCCGTATTCAGAGAAACTAACATCACCGGAGTCAACTATCAAGATGAGCAGGGTGGAATTGTCTTGGGTGGTGTCCTTGCTAAACCTCGGACGACTATTAGGAGCTATCAGCGGCTCGCTGTGCGTCAATTATTTAGGCAGCAAAACATCCCTCTTGGCATCAGCGGTTCCAACCGCTATGTGCTGGGTGTTTGTGGTCATAGCTGACAACGTATGGTGGCTGTACGGTAGTAGATTCCTCGGTGGATTAAGTTTGGGCATGCTGTACAGCAGTTTTTCCCTTTACCTGGGAGAAGTAGCCGATCCCAGTATCAGAGGAACGCTGGTAGCTATGAGCATGGGCGGTGTACCAATCGGCACCTTTGTAATGAGCACCATGGGAGCATACTTGTCGATGGATGTATCGGCCGCCATCTGTTTAGGTCCCTGTCTGATCGCAATGATCCTCTTTCTTTGGATGCCCGAGTCACCTCACCACTTAATCACGAATGAGCAGTACGAGAAAGCGAAGTTATCCATTCAGTGGTATCATAGAGGCTGCGACGTGGAGACGGAGTTCGCATCCTTGAAGAAGTTCATCGACAGTTACAGCGGGCGGACATTCCTGGAGACTCTGAAGGAGTTCAAGACTCCTTGCTACAAGAAGTCGATGCTCCTCATACTGTTCCTCTTCGCGTACAGTCAGGTAACCGGTGTGAACAACGTGTTCTTCTACATGGAGGCGATCCTGAAGAATGCTCAGGTGACCATGATCCAGCCATCGATCGCGGTGGTCATCATTTTGGGAGTCGGTATCATTGGTCCTTGCGGATCTATGATCCTGATGGACAGGTTCGGAAGGAAGCTGTTGATGATCGTATCCTCAATCGGTGCCATAATATCGCTATGCTCGTTGAGCCTCGTGTTCCACCTGCTGCGCTCTGGCTTCCAGTCAACCGTACTAGAAGGACTATCAATCATTTCAGTGCTCTGTCTGTACATCAACGTGTTCCTGGGCATCCTCTCTACGCCGCCCACGATTCTCAGTGAACTGTTCCCCTCGCATCTGAAATGCATCGCGGCCTGTTTCGCGAGCTGCGTGGCTGGCATCTCTTCGTTCATTTCTGCGTTTACTTATCTACCTCTGTTGGATCTGCTGACCGAACTATACGTGTTTTTTTTCTACGCTTTGTTCATACTGTTCGGACTGCCGGTCCTAATGTACTGCGTGCCGGAGACCAAAGGGCTGTCTCTGCAAGAAATCCAGAGACGGCTGGTCAAGAAGCAGTAA